GAAAAGTATAGAGACTAAAAATCATGCAGATAAAATAAAAGAATTAATGGGGCAAGAAAGGCTGATTACAAAAGCAGAGAGGGAGTACATAGAAGACTGTATATATTTTAAAAATAATAAGAAAGTAATAGTGTTTATTTTCGTTGCTTTTTATATCATTGTATTTATACTAAGTGCTTTATTTTACTATTTGAGTTCATCATTAAAGAGCGGAATTATAGCATTTATTGTAGTAAATCTATATATGTTTGCTTGTATGTTGCCTACAAGATATCACATGGTTAAAACGTTTAAACAAGAAGAAATATGGGTAAGAGAAGCTTATTTGAAAGTTATGAACAAATACCATCTAGGGTGGTTTGAAATTAATGATAATGGAAAAGAGGAGGTTTTACTCATTAAGGCTACTGTAAGTGAAAAAATATATAGATATGATAAAGTAATAATAGTTAAAGTACATAAAACAGCTTATATATATAAAGCAAGAGACTAGTAATTATATTTTTCTATTGTGTCATACTTGCATTTACTTAATAATTTAATAAATAGCGGACTTATGTCTGTGCCATTTATAAAGGTTTATCTGTAATTGGTTATAGATTAGTGACATACTAAGATGAAGTTGGAAAAAATAGCAAATGAAGGATGCCGGAAAGTATCTCGATTGTAGAGTACGACATCCTCGCACTATGATGAAATATGTTATTCTTTGCTATCTTGTACATATTTAATGATATCTTGAATTTCACAATCTAAGATACTACATAATTCATTAATAGTATTTAATGTAACGCTACGATTATGTTTTAGATTGTCCAAGGTACCTCTGCTCAGTTTATAGTTTTTTATTAAGTAATAGGTTGTTATTTTCTTTCTTTTTAGAGTATCCCATAACGGGTCAAATACTATCATTTCAAACCACCTTTTATTTTTATTATATTGCCAAATATATGGGTTGAAAATTGCCGTATATTTGGGTATAATATGGACTATAATAAAAATGGAGGTGGGGTCATGTCGAGTACCGATCGAAAATTAAAAGTTTACCAATCGTATAATGCAAAAAATCAACATGTACCAGAGATAAGGTTTAAAGGAAAATGGCTGGAAGAGAATGGTTTTTATATAGGTTTGAATATTGAAATAGAAATACATGACA
The nucleotide sequence above comes from Anaerocolumna cellulosilytica. Encoded proteins:
- a CDS encoding helix-turn-helix domain-containing protein — protein: MIVFDPLWDTLKRKKITTYYLIKNYKLSRGTLDNLKHNRSVTLNTINELCSILDCEIQDIIKYVQDSKE
- a CDS encoding SymE family type I addiction module toxin, with product MSSTDRKLKVYQSYNAKNQHVPEIRFKGKWLEENGFYIGLNIEIEIHDNMLIIKQKV